The Raphanus sativus cultivar WK10039 chromosome 2, ASM80110v3, whole genome shotgun sequence DNA segment TTTCTATGCTTACCAGCTTATAGTGTAGTTTAACTTTAATCTGGTGATTGCATGTGTTTTCTTCTGTGTAATGATAACAATATGATTCAAAGTTAAGGATATTGGTCTTCATGTGTTAAGTTTCTATAAGTTCAACCAGTATCTCAATTACATGGTCGATTCCAAGATTCCGGCATATGCTAACATACCAAATAACAAGCATGCTGGTTATACTGTGTTCTCATTTACAGCGAAAACTAACTACTTTTATGGCTTTCTCTTCCTAGTATCtgattaaattaatatacatattgtAGGTGGAACATGTCAGAGCAGAGAGGAACCTGCTGGCTGAGGTTGCAAGCCATTATATAGTGAAACTCTACTATTCCTTTCAGGATGCCGAGTATTTATACCTGATTATGGAATACCTTCCTGGTGGTGATATGATGACTTTGCTCATGAGGGAGGATACATTGCGAGAAGATGTTGCAAGATTTTATATTGCTCAAAGTGTCCTGGCCATTGAGTCCATACATAGATACAACTATATTCATAGGTAGATTTTGGAAATTATCTTTGTTTGCAAGCTTTGGTGCAAACAGTGGTACTTGCGTACATCTTATTGATCTTTCTTTCCACTCTTTTTGCAGGGATATCAAACCGGACAACCTTCTTTTGGACAAAGATGGACACATGAAACTCTCGGACTTTGGGCTTTGTAAGCCTCTTGATTGTAGAACTTTGCCTTCTATTCAGGAGAATAGGGCCACCGATGATGAAGCTGTTTCAGAACCTATGGATGTTGATAGAGCTTTTCCCGACACTGATAACAAAAGAAGCTGGCGCAGTCCCCAGGAACAACTTCAGCATTGGCAGATGAATCGCAGAACACtggtatgtttttttttgttggagtAGAAAAATTTCCTCTGTATTATCCATCTCTGATTCCTGAATATACCAAATATGAGCTGACTGAGCATGTAGATAGACCTTTGAAATGGGGAATAGTGAACACTAAAAATGGGTATTCTTCATATTGGATGATAacacattttaaaatttcatgacCTCTACTATCTGTTGATAAATATGCATGGCAATAACTAGATATTGCTCTCtgattggtttcttttttttaaaaggcaTTTTCGACTGTGGGAACACCCGACTATATAGCTCCTGAAGTTTTACTGAAGAAGGGATATGGCATGGAGTGTGATTGGTTagttgttctgttttttttctctatcaGTGATCTATTACAAGTTACAATGGTGCATGCCTTCATCCTCGTATAATAGTGCTATAGCTGTTTAAATTTTCTGTGCGAGTTGTGCAGCCATTCCGCAATTTTTCCATAATATCCTGGGGGTTGGTGTTTATTTACTTTTGAAATGTCCTTGTCTCTCAGGTGGTCATTAGGTGCAATTATGTACGAAATGCTCGTTGGGTATCCTCCTTTTTATGCAGATGACCCATTATCCACATGCAGAAAGGTATTGGAGTGTATTGCATTTGCTGTTATGTTAACTATCCAGTAGGTTTCACCTGTGTAAGGTTTAAATAGTTGACCGTAACGAATTTAACTGGTTTCCTAGTCAAACTTTCTGTGCGTCCGAGTTAGCAAAATGTTAACATCTAATTAGTTTTGTCAACTATGCGTAAAATTTCCTTGATTGATGAGTAAAATGTCCATcgtcaatttcttttttttctcgttCTTTGTAGTGCAGAAAAGAAAACTAGACATTTTGTTTGTATGGTTCAGTGATCATATTCATGGAGTCTTATTTCTTCCTGCTAGATTGTCAATTGGAGAAATCATTTGCAATTTCCCGAGGATGCTAAGCTGTCACGCGAGGCAAAAGATCTTATCTGCAGGTTGCTGTGCAACGTTGACCATAGACTTGGCACTGGGGGAGGAGCCCAGCAAATCAAAGTAAGGATGTTCCATGAGAAGATTAATTAGTACTTGCGATAAGCTGCGTCATTCTTCTTTACTAACTCGTACCTTAAATTTGCACCAGGTTCATCCTTGGTTCAAAGATGTTGTTTGGGAAAAGCTCTATGAAATGGAGGCTGCTTACAAACCAGAAGTGAACGACGAGCTAGATACACAAAACTTTATGAAGTTTGATGAAGTATGTCATAAACTCTTCCTTTCCACTATCTTCCattatttgaaaaatgttttcCTGGGTGAATAGGCTTCATTAATACTACTTTAAGAGCTATCATAACTTATAGTTGTATTTAAGACTCTACATAAAGTTGGACGGTTCATATCTTCTGGTTGTTATGCGAATCATACCTGTTAGTTTCAAATATGCGACTCATACATGTGAAGATAGTGCTAACATATACTACCTTATCGAGCAAATATGTGTCTTAACCAAGGGAGTGATTCCCTTAAACCACATTTGTATCAAGTGAATTGATACGTTACCTAGGAATTTGTTTGTCTGTGAATTGATGAAGAATACCCACTCTTTGTAacatttatgatattttagGCAGCttaattttggtaatttttcCTATATGATATGCGAGGGGCTTACTGAATTTCTTGATATCATCTCAGGTGAATTCTCCTGCAACTGAAAGAACTAAATCGGGCACCTCCAGGAAGGTTTGTAATTATTTCTAAGCCTATACATAATTATATGCGAATGGATGTCGATACTCATGTCATTGTAATGTTGCTGCGGAAGTGATTGGATATAAGAAAGCATCATCAAATGATTTTTCTTGATAGTTTTTTCTTGTTCTGAAATGAAACATAGTTCTTTAGATGTTTGAATGAcgcatttttttttccattttgtgCAGAATCTTGCTCCCAAGGATTTAAGCTTTGTTGGCTATACATACAAGAACTTTGACGCTGTGAAAGGGTTGCGTCATTCACTTGGTACATCCAAAAGCCCATAGTATTATTAAATCATTTTCAATCTCATACCTCGACTCCTGCATTTTTCTAGTCCTAATAATTTGTTTCAAAGTAAATGAGATATTGGAGAATTGTAGTTGATCTGACCTGAAGAATCTGACTAATGTCTTTTCCAAATCTGTAGAGATGGCAAGGACTATGTCTCTGGATCGATCACCAGGTATATATGCATATGCGTGTAAATAGTCTGTGTAGAGTACCACTCGAAAAGTCACAAACAAAGAGAGTGAAAACTGATAGAATCAAAATTGTGTGCAGCTGAGGTGATGCCTGTGGAGCGGATAAGTGGGGAAGCAGCAGAGGCTCAGATGGTATCAACGATGGATGATCCGATGGTAATTTGAAATAACCAAAACTAGTAATAAAGCAAAAGAAGACTAACAATGGTTGTTAGACTTTCCTGATGATTCTGTGTATtagaagaagcaaaaaaaaaaagggttgaAGAGAGATTTAGAGGATTATTGAGTAAGTCACATGTGTTATATAAAAGCTGCCCAGGTTGGCTGTAGTAATGTTGCCTTCTCTAGTGGCAGTTTGCAACATTTTTAACTCTCTTTACCTTTCTCTGTGTGTATCGAAAAAGCaaacttttttatttctataaatttgaAGACCCACCGAGAAGTGAGGACTTTTAGAGTGTGtatattttgagttttgttGCAAGTCAGATTTCTAACCAAACTTGGATACAGAAGAAGTATTCATGTTctgctttctttctttgttaGCATCCAATTAATCCATCATTAGAGCCATAGTCATTAACAAAGACGGTTCACAAAGTTATATGAATCATATAAAGTGTTTTATGTTACGCCACGCGAGATGATAATGACCATCACACGTGATTCCCTTCACTTTGTACGCAACTTACAAGTTAAAAGCCCACGTTACGCTTCTTGGGCTTAACCGTTGAATACCGGGCTCTCTAGTGAAAATAGAGAAACAAGTCGATAAATATCTATAACTCTCCTCCTTATATCCAACCCTtaccgcaaaaaaaaaaaggcgaTCAGATCCAGTAGCTGTTCTCTATCTCCCCTCCCCCTGTGAAGCGAATCTCGTAAGATCTCCTTACATAATCGTGTATCTCTCGATGAATTCTATCGATTATGTAATCGTATCTCTCGATGAATTCTAATGAATTCTATCGATTCCCTCATCGTATCTCTCGATGAATTCTAATGAATTCTATCGATGATCTGTGAAGTTAGATAGTCTTTTTTCACATTTGTCATCGCTATTTCAAATAATCTATTATATGTCTCATCGTGATTACGATTATGTGTTACTGGATGGATGATCTGTGAAGCGATAGTatttttttcacatttttcatCGCTATTTCAAATAATCTATTATATGTTTCTCATCGTGATATCAAATAGTACGATTATGTGTTACTTGATTGTTGGATTATTACCTGATTTGATAGATAGTTTTTCTTGCAGGATGGCTGCTGCTGCGGGTGACCCTGTTATTGACCAAGGACCTTTTGACTGTGTCAAATTCCTGCCCACCGATGTCGAAGTCTTCGACCGGTTCTTGTCGCCCTACATAGAGGATCATCTCGATGTTCAGCGATCACTAATGCTCCGTAGAAACGTGTATGCCTCTGCCCCGCACGTGTTCTGTACCCAGGATTTGGTTGACTCCGGGTATTACCCACCGAATCGTGGCATTAAACTTTTGAGAAATAGTACCAGGCTCTTCCTCTCCTTCAGGTTTATCATCGTGCTCTTCATTATGAACCTCAGCAGGTAACCAAAACCCAATCTCTTCGGACAGCACATCCCAATCCAGTTCCAACGCTCTTACAAGCATCCCTATATGATAGATTGATAGTCACAGAGGCAATGTGGTGAATAATACCCGGAGTCAACCAAATCCTGGGTACAGAACACGTGCGGGGCAGAGGCATACACGTTTCTACGGAGCATTAGTGATCGCTGAACATCAAGATGATCCTCTATGTAGGGCGACAAGAACCGGTCGAAGACTTCGACATCGGTGGGCTGGAATTTGACACAGTCAAAAAGTCCTTGGTCAATAACAGGGTCACCCGCAGCAGCAGCCATCTTGCAAGAAATACTATCTATCAAATCAGGTAATAATCCAACAATCAAGTAACACATAATCGTACTATTTGATATCACGATGAGAAACATATAATAGATTATTTGAAATAGCGatgaaaaatgtgaaaaaataCTATCGCTTCATAGATCATCCATCCAGTAACACATAATCGTAATCACGATGAGACATATAATAGATTATTTGAAATAGCGATGACAAATGTGAAAAAAATACTATCTAGCTTCACAGATCATCGATAGAATTCATTAGAATTCATCGAGAGATACGATGAGGTAATCGATAGAATTCATCGAGAGATACGATTACATAATCGATAGAATTCATCGAAAGATACACGATTATGTAAGGAGATCTTATCTGCAGGTTGCTGTGCAACGTTGACCATAGACTTGNNNNNNNNNNNNNNNNNNNNNNNNNNNNNNNNNNNNNNNNNNNNNNNNNNNNNNNNNNNNNNNNNNNNNNNNNNNNNNNNNNNNNNNNNNNNNNNNNNNNATCCAATAGTCCATACTATATTTCCAACCTTATACAACTCCTTCAGTTTTTTCTAGTCAAATGAGAGACTGGAGAATTTATAGTTTGATCAGACATTAAGAAGAATCTGACTAATTTCTTTTCCAACTCTTTGTAGAGATGGCAAGAACTATGTCTCTGGATCGATCACCAGGTGAGTGTTGTGTTTAATCATCGGAAAATTCCatgcttttttttgtttgcctcTTTGCATGTTCAAATCCGAAAGTTTCTTTCATAGACACGGCCTAACGACAAtctcattaatatatatatgcatatgctGTATATAGTCTGTGTAGAGAAAACTGATATAATCAAAACTGTGTGCAGCTGAGGTGATGCCTGTGGAGCGGATAAGCGGGGAAGCAGCAGAGGCTCAGATGGTTTCATCGATGGATGATCCAATGGTAATTTGAGATAACCAAGACTAGTAATGAAGCAAAAGAAGACTAACAATGGTTAGCCTTTTCCTGATGATTCTGTGTATTAGAAGAAGCAAAAAAGGAGGTTAAAGAGAGATTTAGAGGATTATTAAGTCTTATGTGTTATATAAAAGCTGCCCAGGTTGGCTGTAGTAATGTTGTCTTCTCTAGTGGCAGTTTTATTGCAACATTTTTAACTCTCTTTTACCTTTCTATGTGTGTCAAAAAATCAGAactttttatttctataaatttgaAGACCCACCGAGGAGTGAGGACTTTTAGAGTGTGTATATTTGAGTTTTGTTGCAAATCAGATTTCTAACCAAACTTGGATACAGAAGTATTCACGTTCTATTATCTTTCTTTGTTAGTATCGAATTATccataattatattaaaagaatCACATAGATGTAGTCTACGAGACAAAAACTTTATTATTTCACTTCTTCGTCTTATGGTTTAAGCTAAAACTAATCAAGTGGCGCTAATCATCCTCAAAACTGTCTATATCGCTGCACTGATCAACCCAAGTCAAAACGATCTCTAAAAAGGAAACTTTATTGATGGCAAAGTCAAAGTCTGAAAAAGAAACTGCGAATTCTGTGTTGAGAAGGAGAAACAACGAAGGTCTGCATGGTCACAGATACTTTAGTTTATTCAGGAGATAAAACCGAACGAAAGTGCGCGAGACTTTTAGTTTGAAGAGAGCTGAGTAACGAGGTGTGTGAGATTGTCTTCCTTTTTGATACTCTCCACCCAATTAGCATTAATATGAACCTTTTCAATGCTCTGCTTCAAGGTTCTTGCCATTGAAGGCTTTGATCTCGTTAAGAAATACTCCTGCACTTCTTTCGCCTTCTCAAACGACGCAAACTGAGACAAATCAAGAAGAAAGAGCAAGAGCTGTTCATGGACAAATGAaagagtttttatttttcatttttatttttaaagaaaactaaCCGGAGATACAACTGCACTTATGAAGCGTGTTAGGAGAAATCCAGAACCCCATGTCTTCTCAATGAACTCCCACTTCTCCTGTAGCCATTTCCATGCTACTTCACGTCCTTCCCAACTTACACCGGAAAGTCCATAAACTGCATCTTGATTCCGGACCTTTGGAAACAAGCAACCCCCGTTTCAACATCAAATAGTTCAAAGCCTAATGATAAGAACATCCATACTATATATATACCTCATCAGACAATACAAAGTTAAGAACATCTTGAACTATACTGGGGTCTGGGCAACATGCCAAAGAACCTGCAAAACCACAAGGAAAACGTTAGTAACTGAAATAACAATTTTCTATTAGTTTTTCTCTGGTGAGAGCAGTTTACCTAAGATTCGCGTTTTCTCCTGGCTCAGGTCTGTTTCCCTATAAACTTTCAGAAGAGACTCAAAACCAGATTTGTCTGATTTGTTGGCTCTCTGCATTACAGCAACATAAGAAGCctgcaaaacaaacaaacaacacaaAGATTAGATTATAAGATCACCATTTCCATATTTGGAAGCGTAATTGTGTTAGGTAAATAAGAAACAAACCCTTCTGAGGTCAGGAGGCAGAAGCGTAGTGTTCCTATCAGCTAAGAATGCATCAAATCTTCTAACTCCCTCCTTTAGTGTCTCATCATGCCCAAACGTAGCAAGTGCAGTTAAGACTTCCCCTCTCAGCATAGCATCTAGATGGCTCTCCCCTTGTTTTGGGTCCCAACCAAGTTTCCTGTAAGAACAAT contains these protein-coding regions:
- the LOC108840459 gene encoding uncharacterized protein LOC108840459 isoform X1, producing the protein MEDIQEEENGTDVEVLGSSLTMEKVAAAKQYIENHYKAQNKNIQERKERRWILERKLASSGVPKEEQINMIKDLERKETEFMRLKRNKISVDDFELLTIIGRGAFGEVRLCREKKSGNIYAMKKLKKSEMVMKGQVEHVRAERNLLAEVASHYIVKLYYSFQDAEYLYLIMEYLPGGDMMTLLMREDTLREDVARFYIAQSVLAIESIHRYNYIHRDIKPDNLLLDKDGHMKLSDFGLCKPLDCRTLPSIQENRATDDEAVSEPMDVDRAFPDTDNKRSWRSPQEQLQHWQMNRRTLAFSTVGTPDYIAPEVLLKKGYGMECDWWSLGAIMYEMLVGYPPFYADDPLSTCRKIVNWRNHLQFPEDAKLSREAKDLICRLLCNVDHRLGTGGGAQQIKVHPWFKDVVWEKLYEMEAAYKPEVNDELDTQNFMKFDEVNSPATERTKSGTSRKNLAPKDLSFVGYTYKNFDAVKGLRHSLEMARTMSLDRSPAEVMPVERISGEAAEAQMVSTMDDPMVI
- the LOC108840459 gene encoding uncharacterized protein LOC108840459 isoform X2; this translates as MEDIQEEENGTDVEVLGSSLTMEKVAAAKQYIENHYKAQNKNIQERKERRWILERKLASSGVPKEEQINMIKDLERKETEFMRLKRNKISVDDFELLTIIGRGAFGEVRLCREKKSGNIYAMKKLKKSEMVMKGQVEHVRAERNLLAEVASHYIVKLYYSFQDAEYLYLIMEYLPGGDMMTLLMREDTLREDVARFYIAQSVLAIESIHRYNYIHRDIKPDNLLLDKDGHMKLSDFGLCKPLDCRTLPSIQENRATDDEAVSEPMDVDRAFPDTDNKRSWRSPQEQLQHWQMNRRTLAFSTVGTPDYIAPEVLLKKGYGMECDWWSLGAIMYEMLVGYPPFYADDPLSTCRKIVNWRNHLQFPEDAKLSREAKDLICRLLCNVDHRLGTGGGAQQIKVHPWFKDVVWEKLYEMEAAYKPEVNDELDTQNFMKFDEVNSPATERTKSGTSRKNLAPKDLSFVGYTYKNFDAVKGLRHSLEMARTMSLDRSPAEVMPVERISGEAAEAQMVSSMDDPMVI